From Magnolia sinica isolate HGM2019 chromosome 13, MsV1, whole genome shotgun sequence, one genomic window encodes:
- the LOC131223972 gene encoding uncharacterized protein LOC131223972, with protein sequence MELVEEVFLKQKTRNSWLNEGDRNTKFFHLSASEKVRRMRIQEKQELFMITLLFRMKLSSSSSCLCRRQQHAVECPLRRNIHSVSVKFFQGGTPPRAFSSTLICLILKKPDAKSFIDYRSISLYNVVYKIFANILASRLSSILPKLISLEQGAFVRGRSIAENIALGQEVFKDIDRKVRGGNIVLKLDMEKTYDKVEWNFLK encoded by the exons ATGGAGCTTGTAGAAGAAGTTTTCTTGAAGCAAAAGACCCGCAACTCTTGGTTAAATGAAGGCGATAGGAACACGAAGTTCTTCCACCTATCTGCTTCGGAAAAAGTTAGAAGGATGAGGATCCAGGAAAAGCAAGAGCTATTTATGATCACCCTTCTATTCAGAATGAAGCTGTCAAGTTCCTCCTCTTGTCTCTGTAGACGACAACAACATGCTGTTGAGTGTCCCCTCCGACGAA ATATTCATTCAGTTTCGGTGAAATTTTTTCAAGGTGGCACTCCGCCCAGGGCCTTCTCTTCCACCCTCATCTGCCTAATTCTGAAAAAGCCAGACGCTAAATCCTTCATCGACTACAGGTCGATAAGCCTCTACAATGTGGTCTACAAGATCTTTGCCAATATTTTAGCCAGTAGATTGAGTTCTATTCTTCCGAAGTTGATCTCCTTAGAACAAGGGGCTTTCGTTAGGGGCCGATCCATAGCGGAAAACATCGCTCTCGGTCAAGAGGTGTTCAAAGATATCGATAGAAAGGTCCGTGGGGGGAATATTGTCCTGAAGCTTGACATGGAGAAGACTTATGACAAGGTTGAATGGAACTTTCTGAAATAG